In Scleropages formosus chromosome 6, fSclFor1.1, whole genome shotgun sequence, the genomic stretch CCCTTGTTGCTGAGACCGAAATCTGATTTCCTTTGAGAAAGCAATGAGGCAAGATTAGCAGAGTCCCCACATCTCCTCTAACCCCCTGACAAAACTGCCCAGATTAGCTGGAATTTAGTTTCTACTGctttattattgctgtataGGAGGATTAtgggggggttttttttgttgttgttcgtTTTTCATTCAACCTCACTTATAAAGAAAGAGAGGTCCTGGATGTTAGTAAAACAGCACAGAGAGTGGAGACGATGCATCCGTACCACATTTCAAAGACCTCTGGGAGGTGACCACACACCCACCGGAACCTTGACGCAAGCAGGTTTACAGCGTCGAAGCGACGCACACCCGCAGACAGTTTGCCCAGGAAGGGGAACGGCAGGAGGTCATGGGAGAGGCCGATCGGGCGGAGAAGAGAAAGTTCTCCTTCACCATCGAGGAAATCCTGGCCAGGCTTCCAGTCAGCGAGGGCCAAGAAGGCGCtcctgtgtcccctcctgccgTTCCCAGAGAGTCATCTGAGGAGGACATGGTGCCACAGGGTGTTCCGTCCGCAGATGCTGAAGAAAACGcgtgcttctgctgctgttactGCTCTCGCTGCGGGGAGTCGCTCAAGGCAGAGTACCTACCTCTGACAGGTAAaccctcatcatcatcatcatcactaccAGTGACACAGTGTCTCTTTGTATCACTGACATTGCCTGTCTGTTTGGCCAAATGAACAGTGTCCATCTCAGATATAGAGCCTATTGCCATGGTGAtgatttgatatttatttatttagctgatgtttttgtctaaagtgacttacagcattaagctacttacatctatacaggtgggtaattgtactggagtacagtcagggtaagtatgttggtCAAGAGTAgtgcagctgggggtgggattcaaacctttgacctGGGAGTccaagggcagtagctctaaccactacactaccagctgcccccttgATGAGCTCATGTTCACCTCCGCATGTCTGATCATTAAAGTCAATCAGCGGTTCTTCttcttaatgaatgaatgaatgaattaaatgtaaatttctgttGCCCCCTTTGCTAATGACAAAGCCAAAGGTAACAACAAAGGCATTCTGATGGGCGGcatctcatagcacctggggctgcgagaaaatgtgggtttgattcccgttcagtctgcgtggagtttgcatgttctctgcgtgtctgtgtgggtttcctcccacagtccaaagacatgctgttcaggttcccccatagtgtgtgagttacagagagactgtgtcatagtgtgtatggatgagtgaaccagtgtaagtagtgtatctagcagtggaaggcaccttggtgaataaggtgtatgggctgataacaccacatcgtatccatcgtaagttgctttggaggaaaagcatctgctaagtgaataaatgatgatgttttattataacttaatattgcaagtcactttggagaacagcttgagctaaatgaataaatataaatagctggtagtacagtacttagagccactgcctttggatccaaagcctTCGGATACTGTACAAAGTACTGTACAAAGgcggcaggtttgaatccccctacTGCTAGCCTAAAGTACTCATGAGCAAGGTTTTACCAcaacattgctccagtaaaaaaaaaaaaacagctgtataaatgggtgaataattggaggagaaaagcgtcggctaaatgaataaacgtgacGAGCACGCGCTTCATTGTTTCCCAAACTGGAGCGTGCCAGTACACGTGGTCCAGGCGGGCGCGCGAGGACTCGGCCGCGGCGGCGGATTCGCGCGGCGGCCACGCGGAGGAGCTCTTCTTCAGCCAGATCCAGAGACGCACGCGGAGGCACCGCACCATATTCACCGAGGAGCAGCTGGATGCGCTCGAGGAGCTGTTCGTTCAGAACCAGTACCCGGATGTGACGGCGCGAGAGCAGCTGGCGCTGAGGACTCACCTGCGCGAGGAGAGGGTGGAGGTGACGTAAGCGTTCAAGACCATTGGTCTCATACACTGGGACACAAAGATTACTTcgtttaaaaagttaaaatcgtactgaaaataaaaaaaaattgaaataagtCAGCTGTGCTGTATTTCCATATAGTAGTAAAGACTTACGtggtttttcaaaaatatttgttaaaagaGCAGCATGTACACAACATCTCGAAATCCCGAAAAGGAACACGATGACAAAGCTTGGACAAATCGTGTTTTTCAGGTGTGGTTTAAGAATCGTCGAGCCAAATGGAGAAGACAGAAGAGACTGACTTTTAGTGCAAGTGACCTTGAGCACtggaaaaatatagaaaataaaacttaagccctggaatttaaacaaatacatgacGCTTTGTAGTATGGACCCACTATTAGTTGCCTTGCCAGTTTAATTTCACctgtaaatacaaatgaattaaCTCTGGTATGTTAGCAAAACAAATAGGAGTATTGACCTGGCttgtacaatattattattgcagCAATGTTGTTACTTTAGCGCAGATAACAATTCTAAAATTGTAACATTTTCCTGAAAATTGTATAGCATATTAACACATATTTAATTGCCGATAGTTTAAAATAATCGTACATATTTAACTAAAATGTGTCCATAAagttcatttctttaaaagcgCTTCTTGGCGCGTTGTACAACCTACAATTCCCAGAAACACCCTCGATAAAATGCTATTCCGCCTCGCAACTTCCTTAACGTCACATCCGCTTTTCTGTTGCGAAAACGTTCTGACAACAATATGAGATGTGTAGAGAGTCGGTGGTCTGGGACGgttgattacattttttgttttcatatttgccGTACGTAAGCGCtattgtgtggttttttaaGAACCACACTGACAGTAAAATACGAATAAAGTCGAGTAGTGAGAATTAGGGAAGGTCGCTCGCTGCCGATTCTAGTTATCGTCGGTAGGTGACGATCATGATGGGAAGCGAGGAGAAACTTCGCTCCGTGTCCGGGGCGCTGCTCGTCAGACAGGCGGCCGAGGAGAAGCCAGAGAAGACGGAGGAGAAGACGGAGGAGAGAGCGCCCAAAAGGAAGGTGCTGGACGAAGACAGCTACGTCGAGGTACTAGCGCTGTTCGCACACTTAAATGAACTGGATAAATGTAATACTAGCCGCAGAATACGCGACGGCTGTGCTAGTGCGCTCTGCTTTAGGGATCTTTATGAATTATTCCATGATTTATGACTTTTCTTATAAATCTTGGGGACTTTTCCCTCCGGTCAGATATTGTTTGGCTCAGAAATGGCTGGTTGGACCTCGTCTGAAGagccgtgttttttttttttttttttttttcgctatGGGGATCATGTCACGTTGTTTGATTATTGATACTGCTATTTATCactctttctgttcatttttcgTCTAAAACTATATATAAATTAACTGGGGATAAAGTTTGGgtttttcatattcattatcttttttattGTATCCTTTGCTGTTAATATGATTTGCTATTTTATGtagaaataaatgtcttttcaggtttttccatttatttatcagatgctttcctccacagtgacttccagtggatattagtgttatcagcccacccaccttatttaccgcggtgacttacactgctagacacactacttgcactgggtcactcatccatacatcagtggaacacacacactctgtcactcgcacactatgggtgaacctgaacagtatgtctttggagtgtggatggaaaccagagcacccagaggaaacccacgcagacacggggagaacatgcaaattccacacagactgggcgggggttaaacccatgtcctctcccaccaccaaggcgctgtgacacagcagttcTACTTGTCGTGCCACCCAATTTCAGTCTACGCTTTTAATTCTAAATTGTAACAAAAATTGTAAGCTTTTCATTCCCCTTCGTGTTAAAATGGTTGTAACTGCAACTTGCACTGGTAGATTTTGCTAGTAATTATCATATATTATTGATTATAGTTGATATTATTGTTTACTATAATTTCTCAATTGCACTGTCCAAGTA encodes the following:
- the LOC108933047 gene encoding homeobox protein goosecoid-2, coding for MGEADRAEKRKFSFTIEEILARLPVSEGQEGAPVSPPAVPRESSEEDMVPQGVPSADAEENACFCCCYCSRCGESLKAEYLPLTACQYTWSRRAREDSAAAADSRGGHAEELFFSQIQRRTRRHRTIFTEEQLDALEELFVQNQYPDVTAREQLALRTHLREERVEVWFKNRRAKWRRQKRLTFSASDLEHWKNIENKT